Genomic segment of uncultured Desulfobacter sp.:
CTTCTTTTGCCTTGACACTGGCTGCGCAGCAGATTTATATTTTTTAATAGGGCAGGGCAAAATTCATCCAACTCATGTCTGATCAAGGAGTGTTTAAATGGAAATTCAAAAATTTCTTGAACTAAAAGAGACCTTTGAACTGAAGAAATACGTCAAAAATATGGATTTTGATAAAAAGAACTGCTGGTCATTTTATGGCTCACCTAAAAAGCACCCTTACGGAAAAGAACGGGTTATTCTGGTTGCGGATCCATTTGGCGAACACACCTTTTATTATGATTTTAAACTCAATGACATTCAGTCCATAGAAGAGCAGCCCCGTATTACAAATCCGGACGGAGGATCGGTGTCCATGGTCCGGCTCTGGGTAAAAAAAGGCAGTATCGGTCTGCAGTGCACACCGTTCGCCGTCGGCCAAACCGTTTGATCTAATTTAAGGTCTTTTATACTTCATAACACACCCGAACACTGCCATTGACATTTATTTTAAAGCACGGCAGGATACAAGAAAACCTTTACAAAAAGGATTTTTCTTATCATGAATTCATTGATTCCCCGTACCATGA
This window contains:
- a CDS encoding inorganic pyrophosphatase Ppa; the encoded protein is MEIQKFLELKETFELKKYVKNMDFDKKNCWSFYGSPKKHPYGKERVILVADPFGEHTFYYDFKLNDIQSIEEQPRITNPDGGSVSMVRLWVKKGSIGLQCTPFAVGQTV